A region from the Acidobacteriota bacterium genome encodes:
- a CDS encoding glycosyltransferase, with amino-acid sequence VLLDRMGALRAAYPLAQAAVLGGTFVPVGGHSPLEAAAAGCPLVSGPYVDKQADLVGPLERAGALVRTASPEEAAEALARWVLQPEAREAAGTAARVTLARHRGVAERIAPEVLACLG; translated from the coding sequence GTGCTGCTCGACAGGATGGGCGCGTTGCGGGCCGCCTACCCGCTGGCGCAGGCCGCGGTGCTGGGCGGAACCTTCGTCCCGGTCGGCGGACACAGCCCGCTCGAAGCGGCGGCCGCCGGTTGTCCGCTCGTCTCCGGGCCCTACGTCGACAAACAGGCCGACCTCGTCGGTCCACTCGAGCGGGCGGGGGCGCTGGTCCGGACCGCTTCCCCCGAGGAGGCTGCGGAGGCGCTGGCGCGGTGGGTGCTCCAGCCGGAAGCGCGCGAAGCCGCCGGGACCGCCGCACGGGTGACGCTCGCCCGCCATCGCGGAGTGGCCGAGCGGATCGCGCCGGAGGTGCTGGCGTGCCTCGGTTGA